In one Brevibacillus choshinensis genomic region, the following are encoded:
- a CDS encoding SGNH/GDSL hydrolase family protein, translating to MNQERPQLIRPGFFSVNAAADRRRNEFDFHNEALLYHDRSIDSVFFGDSITHWWDLATFFENSPRTIVNRGIGGDTTTHARQRFAADVLQLRPRHVIIMIGINNTWALDAFSPEDRLTSEEIYQQVTSDVEGMIQAALEQAICPVVCSLLPTRMDRYALNHRRNELVVRINQSFKTMAAGSGAIYVDYHSHLVDPDGITLREGLADDGLHPHVLGYGIMAKVLCETLAAQGIDLTT from the coding sequence GTGAATCAGGAACGTCCACAACTGATCAGACCCGGCTTTTTCAGTGTCAATGCCGCTGCAGATCGGCGGCGAAATGAGTTTGACTTCCACAACGAAGCCCTACTCTATCATGATCGCTCCATCGATTCTGTCTTTTTTGGCGATTCCATCACTCACTGGTGGGACCTAGCCACCTTTTTTGAAAACTCTCCGCGCACTATCGTCAACCGTGGAATTGGTGGGGATACGACCACGCATGCTCGCCAACGCTTTGCCGCTGATGTCCTGCAGCTGCGCCCTCGTCACGTCATCATCATGATTGGCATTAATAATACATGGGCCTTGGACGCCTTTTCTCCCGAGGACCGCTTGACCAGTGAAGAGATTTATCAGCAGGTGACTAGCGATGTAGAAGGCATGATTCAGGCAGCGTTGGAGCAAGCCATTTGTCCGGTCGTCTGCTCCCTGCTTCCTACCCGAATGGATCGATATGCTCTTAATCACAGACGCAATGAACTCGTCGTTCGAATCAATCAGTCTTTCAAGACGATGGCTGCCGGTTCAGGTGCAATCTATGTCGACTATCATTCCCACCTCGTAGATCCAGATGGAATCACCTTGCGGGAGGGGCTCGCGGATGACGGCCTTCATCCTCATGTGCTCGGTTATGGGATCATGGCAAAGGTATTGTGTGAGACGCTAGCAGCACAAGGTATTGATCTCACGACGTAA
- a CDS encoding SagB/ThcOx family dehydrogenase: MHPEWQRIANEFIQATSYRVGELEKGWASRYDFSKRPATYLRYEQAFVRVPLDKPDFPASPDLWELLGNRRSKRNFLTTPMTRNELNILLWGTQGITADMGDYQLRTTPSAGALYPIETYLLINHVEGLEKGLYHLDVENWELEGLRQEDPAQAAYLYTEDQEMTRRAAVNFVWTAVVDRTKEKYKERAYRYIWWDAGHVAQNLHVVANGLGLGVSTVGHWMDREMNSYLGIDGESHLSVLMASVGKIAGGDWLKDRRPE, translated from the coding sequence ATGCATCCGGAATGGCAAAGAATAGCGAATGAATTTATCCAAGCAACTTCGTACCGAGTGGGAGAGTTGGAAAAAGGCTGGGCGTCACGCTACGATTTTTCAAAAAGACCTGCCACTTATTTGCGATATGAGCAAGCTTTTGTCCGTGTTCCTCTCGACAAACCTGATTTTCCGGCATCGCCCGATCTATGGGAGCTGCTAGGCAATAGACGCTCCAAGCGCAATTTTTTGACGACTCCGATGACGCGAAATGAACTGAATATCCTGCTCTGGGGTACACAAGGAATTACGGCGGATATGGGAGATTACCAATTGCGGACGACACCATCTGCAGGAGCGCTTTATCCTATTGAGACCTATCTGTTGATTAATCATGTCGAAGGTCTGGAAAAAGGATTGTACCATCTCGACGTTGAAAATTGGGAACTCGAGGGACTGCGACAGGAAGATCCTGCGCAAGCCGCTTATTTGTATACGGAAGATCAGGAGATGACGCGACGGGCTGCTGTCAATTTTGTCTGGACTGCAGTCGTGGATCGCACGAAGGAAAAGTACAAGGAACGGGCCTATCGTTATATTTGGTGGGATGCCGGGCATGTCGCGCAGAATCTCCACGTTGTCGCAAATGGATTAGGTCTTGGTGTCAGCACAGTGGGGCACTGGATGGATCGAGAAATGAACAGCTACTTAGGCATCGATGGAGAGTCACACCTGTCCGTTCTCATGGCATCGGTAGGGAAAATTGCAGGCGGGGACTGGTTGAAGGATCGCCGTCCGGAATAA
- a CDS encoding LysR family transcriptional regulator: MTLAQLHVLLAAAKAGSFTRAAEEIGFTQSAVSQMINSLEKELGISLFHRSRSGISPTSIGERMLQHARDILQITACMTQEAASARNLATGTLRIASLPSVATRILPGLLGAFRKQYPAVEIILFEGKNDEIHNWIASSVVDIGFTVQPEKDLQTLPLIQDSMMVILPQTHSLSNESQLSFAQIAERCFIMPRDECVKKTLHENGIVPKSTFEVGDISTILTMVQEYIGVSILPELYIPLTIPKVVAIPLSPPINRQLVLAVRNWQAVSPLTAEFAVHSQKYMNGMEITSDARAHHS; encoded by the coding sequence TTGACGTTAGCCCAGCTCCACGTTCTCCTCGCGGCTGCCAAGGCCGGAAGCTTTACCCGCGCCGCTGAAGAAATCGGGTTTACGCAGTCAGCGGTTTCCCAGATGATCAACAGTTTGGAAAAGGAATTGGGTATCTCCTTATTTCATCGAAGCCGCAGCGGGATTAGTCCGACCAGCATCGGTGAGCGTATGCTGCAGCACGCACGCGACATCCTTCAGATCACGGCTTGCATGACACAGGAAGCAGCATCAGCGCGCAATCTGGCCACTGGTACATTGCGCATCGCTTCGCTCCCCAGCGTGGCCACGCGAATACTTCCCGGACTGCTTGGAGCCTTTCGCAAACAGTATCCCGCTGTGGAGATCATCCTGTTTGAAGGGAAAAATGACGAGATTCATAACTGGATTGCCAGCTCAGTGGTAGATATCGGGTTTACCGTCCAGCCTGAAAAGGACCTGCAAACTCTCCCTTTGATTCAGGACAGCATGATGGTCATTCTCCCTCAGACTCACTCGCTTAGCAATGAGTCACAGCTTTCCTTTGCGCAGATCGCGGAGCGTTGCTTCATCATGCCCCGGGATGAGTGTGTGAAAAAAACACTGCATGAGAATGGGATCGTCCCTAAGTCTACCTTTGAAGTCGGTGACATCAGCACGATCCTGACGATGGTCCAGGAGTATATCGGGGTAAGTATCCTGCCTGAGCTGTATATCCCGTTAACGATCCCAAAAGTAGTGGCGATCCCACTCTCTCCACCCATCAACCGACAGCTCGTCCTCGCTGTGCGCAATTGGCAGGCCGTATCGCCCTTGACTGCTGAATTTGCCGTACACAGTCAAAAATACATGAACGGGATGGAGATTACTAGCGACGCGAGAGCTCACCACTCGTAA